The following is a genomic window from Geobacillus subterraneus.
CATAGCGAAGCTGCTTTTCCTGCCTTTTCTCCGCCAATGAAGTGATGACTGCCATCGTTTTTCACGCTCCTTTACGATGTAGTGTTTAACGATCAGGCGCATTCATACGCGCGGACGAAAGGCAGAAATAAGCAAAAAGCCCAGCCAAATTGGCTGGGCTGGAGCAGAAGGATATGATTAACGTTTCGAGAACTGCGGAGCGCGGCGGGCGCCTTTGAGCCCGTATTTTTTCCGTTCTTTGACGCGGGCATCGCGCGTCAGCAAGCCAGCGCGCTTCAATACCGCACGGAATTCCGGATCCACTTCAAGCAGCGCGCGGGCGATGCCGTGGCGAATGGCGCCAGCTTGGCCAGCAAATCCGCCGCCTTGGACGTTCACTAAAACGTCATAGCTGCCGAGCGTCTCCGTCAAAACGAGCGGCTGTTTTACCATTTCGATGAGCGCTTCCGACGGAATGTATTCACGAATGTCTTGTTTATTGACGATGATGCGTCCATCGCCCGGGACGAGGCGGACGCGGGCAACTGAGCTTTTGCGACGACCTGTACCGTAATATTGTACTTGTGCCAAAATAAATACCCTCCCTTGTCAATTATCCGCGAAGTTCGTATACTTCCGGTTTTTGCGCTTGATGCGGATGCTCGCTT
Proteins encoded in this region:
- the rpsI gene encoding 30S ribosomal protein S9; this translates as MAQVQYYGTGRRKSSVARVRLVPGDGRIIVNKQDIREYIPSEALIEMVKQPLVLTETLGSYDVLVNVQGGGFAGQAGAIRHGIARALLEVDPEFRAVLKRAGLLTRDARVKERKKYGLKGARRAPQFSKR